The DNA sequence acgcggttttctaaatttgacaattctttgagcaaattgtactgatttgacacatcaaatgtaaattgccaaataatttccgttttgatcgaatgttaaaaataatttcaaattgtttaaaactgttatattcagtcagaaccatatcaaataattcataaagtgactaaaaccgcctcctacttgcaaaataacacgaaaattagtgatattttagctggaaatcacgagattcgacttacgcggaaattcgagttacgcggtaatttgcggccgtttttggtccccattaaccgtgtatctcggggaccgcctgtagtGGGTTAGGGCCTTAGATTTGGCGTGCAACGCATAAAATCGCCGCACGCACGCAGCAGCGTGAACATTTGAGCAGGCCAAACATACAGTGAcgggttagtttttttttttacgaaatcATTGATTTTAAGCATTAGATTAACAAGGCGTGCTCTTCTTCACCATGCAgataaacaaaatgagctgctgTGCCGCTGTAGGACATGATTTGCAAGAGGGCAGGTATGTTGTGATTGCTCGGCGTTTGAGATTGCGTTAATTTCGATTTGTGTAATTTCTATTTTGTAGATAACTATACATCGGCATGGATAAAGGTGTAGCAACATAAAACGGCATTGCGACACTACGGTAGAATGTGTGTCTTGCTGGCCTGCAGAAAGATcccaacccaaatagccagctcgtactttatagctgatttagagctgtttaacgaaaaatcggtccgatgtcgtactttgtggctgattaagagatagacggtactttgcggaactatggagctttttaacaggcacatggtacttgttggaactttgcggttgattagcactatgtgtagggttcatgatggaacttgaaggcttgttaagaaagggtgctgaacttggtggaactttatagctttttaatgcatgacatcggttcaaggtggctcttgtcaaagtgtcaaagacaaacgccggcaataatctcattgctgctgcacaagttagattcgttaattgaagaatgaatattgagtgaagtgattgtgaattatcagtaaattgtgtaaaattttgtataattcatcaatacaaaggatttaaaaatatacacgtgtatttaaacgaaacaaatcttgttgtttatttcatcgatgacgcttgcttgaaagtaaaacacaaagaaaaataatccctggcatcgtggcataaggaagctgtttaggcgctgtttgaaagacccacatagaactttgatgctgtttatctactgcaaaaggcgaattagagcagcgatctttagcgtgccaaaatgagctgcttaagcaattctggctatttgggttgcttacagcattaaaatatagaaagcattgtttacctatgaaaatcgtgaattttttacatcaaaacgtgtggaataccgggtatgccggttgccaacttacgtgtgtaaatctggttgccaactctacggttaataATGTATTTATTCCGTGCCGCTTCTgaggctggaaatagacgaaccgagatcatcgcggtaccgcgaaaatcgGGTATGATTTGAGCTGTCAATTATGTTACAAAATCTGACCGATAGGCGAGATAATCGCGGTTCGTGTATTTAACCATCCGAGGTCTGGTGACGATTGAATGTGCCaagaagaaatatttttctatcaatttgcgaatcaaattatttatttcacatagtttatgcaaaataaaatacaaaacttaTTTCTTGACACGAGTTTTCTCACAAATCCgccagaaaaagtaaaaataatcggtTCGCGCTATCGCGAAAATCTCAGCAATACCGAAGTTGGGTATCTCTGGgaaacagcaggcgcgattggaggcgcggaagatttgacagctctactgttctacaactgttataaacaaggcgcgaatttcgcggtaccgcgccgatctcggttcgtctatttccagcctgaCGAGGCCATTCGCGTGTTATGCCGTTTAATGATTACGAAGCTATATCGAACCAGCATAAGTGTTGGTGGAACTCAATTGGGTAAAAAatcttttatgttttcttgCACCTAAAAACCTACGAACGACATTACGGGTCAATCTGTGCATCACCGGCATGAACCACAACTTTGCTGACGGCAAACCAGACATTTAGAGGGACGTGAAGCTAACAGGCCGTGCATCACGTCGCTCTCAAGCACCTTCTTGTCAAGACATGTgtaaaaaatgctttgaacCTCTCACGAGCGAGGTATTTTCCGGAtcatcccaaatagccagaattgcttaagcagctcattttggcacgctaaagatcgctgctctaattcgccttttgcagtagataaacagcatcaaagttctatgtgggtctttcaaacagcgcctaagcagcttccttatgccacgatgccagggattatttttctttgtgttttattttcaagcaagcgtcatcgatgaaataaacaacaagatttgtttcgtttaaacacatgtgtatatttttaaatcctttatacaaaattttacacaatttactgataattcacaatcacttcactcaatattcattcttcatttaacgaatctaacttgtgcagcagcaatgagattattgccggcgtccgtctttgacactttgacaagagccaccttcccaaatagccagcttgaactccatagctgatttggggctgtttagcgaaaaatcggtccgatgtcgtactttgtggctgattaagagatgaaACGGTACTTGGTGGAACCATAAagctttttaacaagcacacggtaccctttggaactttgcggctgattagtaTTATCTGCAGGGTTGACGATCGAACTTTAAGGCTTTTTAATAacgcgtaccgaacttggtggaacttcatAGCTATTTAAGACTGAAAGACGGTACTCTATGGAACTTTGCTGGCAAACTGACCAAAATATTATCATCTGTCAAATGACGGCGTCGTAAATCACCTGAGTGAAAAATTATTAACGgaatacacaaacaaacatgttttcgCGCGTTTTAAAAAGATCTGGAAAAATATATCGAAAACGCGACAGTATAAAGCGGTCATTATTTAATGTGAACAACTCCGTTGGGAGTGAAATATTTGGTACTACAGGTTTGTCGCGTTAGAACAGAATATAGATACATATTctaaaagcatatttttttcttttttgttaggGATAATTACTGCTGCAGATGTTCAATCTTCTGATAGTTCAGATTCTGAAGATGAATACGGGGCTGTAACAACCGATTCTAATGAGTTTGACACTATGGACTTTGAAGAAGGAATGCAATTTTGGGCTTTATACACCAACCAAACACATCAATCCATAAACATGATGTTAAAGTtattaaaatcaaatatcgACTCAGTAAACCTTCCAGAAAATGCTAGAACGCTGCTTCGTACAAAGAGGACTCCGGCGGAAATAACAAAGATTGATGGAGGTCAATTTTGGTATAATGGAATCCAAAAATGTCTTTCATCCTTCTTTTGGTAAGATAATATATCTTTTTGGTTATAATCAATATCTAACTCTAAAATTTAGTAAACAGGGACCACCATTCGAAACACTGTCGCTCAATTTATTTGTGGATGGTTTACCTCTTTACAAAAGTAGCAGTCTCCAGTTTTGGCCGATTCTCTTCAATATACATGATATGCCCAATGTTCGTCCAATGATTGCTGGGATTTTTTGCGGCAATACCAAGCCGGGAAATGCGgatgaatatttgaagaaattGGTTGAAGAATTAAAGATAATATTGGTGAAAGGAACAACCATCAATGGTGTAACCATTGCAATCAAACTTCGAGCAGTTATAGCTGATTCTCCAGCTAGATGTTTTCTAAAAggtaacaaaataacaaagcTAACATGAATTTTAGGTTTAAATATCATCAATCAATATTTATCATTACAGGAGTGACAAATTTCAATGGATATAATAGTTGCTTGAAATGCACATGCCACGGAGAATACAACCATGATTCACATACTGTTATTTTAAAGGGGTGAATCATAAAATGCGCACAGATAAGAATTTCCGAGCTAAAGCATATAGACAACATCAGAAGAAATGTAGCCCATTGCTTGAAATTCCATTTTTGAATATGATTCGAGACATAATTGTATCAGATAGGTTACACCTGATAGATTTGGGAGTGCAGCGAAGATTGCTTCTAGGTTGGAGAGATGGTACACTAGGATTGCATGCAAAATTATCAGCTTCTGCCATCAGTGAAATTTCGGAATTGTTGCAACGCATCAAACTTCCATCAGAAATACACAGACCATTTAGAGGTCTGAACGTACTAAAATATTGGAAAGCAACAGAATTTAGTTCATTCTTGCATTATGCCGGAATAGTAGTGCTTAAAGATGTTTTACCGGATTATGTATATAACCACTTCATGCTACTGTTTTGCTCTATTACAATGCTATCAACAAAcgtgtataaaaataattggCATGTTGCAAACGAAATGTTAAAAGAATTCGTTGTCCAGTACAGTAATGTTTATGGAGACAAATTTCTCACAAGTAATGTGCACAATCTTTTACATGTGTACgaagaagtgttttttttttcggaccGTTAATTACTTTGTCAACTTACCCGTTTGAAAATTTGTTACAAGTTCTGAAAAACCTACTACGTGGTCGACGACAAGAGCTTCAACAAATTATAAACAGATTATCGGAGCTGGAAAATTTTTATCAGTACAAAggagaaacacaaaacactaATAGCATAGATTTTAAAATGCAAGACAACGATCGCGATGGTTGGGTATtgacgaaacagaaaaaaattgtCCGGTTCATTAAATTAGATTCTAATTCTTCCTCTTTACATAGCTTTCATGGCAGAGAAGTCCTGAAGCAATGGGATTATTTTGAATACCCTATCAAATCATCtgctttaaatatttatgCTGGGAAATTATCAACTTTGTCAGGGGCGGAAACTACGTTCAATTTTCACGATATCAAATGCAAGATAGTTGCAGTACAAACCAGGACACCCGatctttatgtttttattcctttaattcatacattgaaataataaattcacATAGTTTATTGTtatacaacaaaacaatgaatTCAAACAGATTCGAACTTGTGCTGTGTACTTTTTCGCAATCCCTTCGAATAAGCtcgttttgttgcatttttgagcttttcataaaaaaacgagCCAAAACTTTATCGGTGACCACAGCCTCTTCTGTGCTGCCATGAAGTCTAAATAATTCAAGAATATTTTTATGTGTCATCATAggaactttttcttttcccttacCTATGCCGGTCCAACTACAGagggtcaaaaaattttttgaaaaaattagatccaaaATTTCTATCATCCTATTTTCGGGGGTGATTTCCCATATGTTATGTTCTAACCATGACGAAACTTCATTGAAATAATCTGGTTGGGCCAAGTTTGATTCTAAAATTGACAGCTCTTCTATGCTACTGACCACTTGAAATCCTATGTCATTTCTCTTGCGACGCATGGATACCGGAATAACTGTTTTATCTAGAAGAATATCCAATTTCGCCAAAACTGTAGACATTGCTCTTTCTAATTTTTCCAATCGTTCGTCAATACTAGGAGAAAGTTCAGGTGTGGTAATCACTGTTTTGTCTGCAAGAATATTAATTTTGATAATACAATAAACAAAGTATTTTCTAATCTATCCAAGCGATCATTCGTACTGAGATTTGCAGGTTCCGAATCGTGTAGTTTAAGTTGGTCAACTTCACTGCTAGTTTCATCCTTTTCCAAATATTCCTCTTCCTCAAATTCTATTGAATTGTCTTCATTCAAGCATTCTATGGCCTCGTTACTCTCTTCTTTTGGCTGTTCCTCAACTAACATTTGTTGAAATCTGTTGTCTGGTTTGAAAGCATGTTGCTTCGTCTTTCTAGGTTTGTATAACTTTTCTTCGTGCACAACACTACAATCCGTTGATGAAACCAAACACATATCCTGTATAATGCGATTAGCTTGTGCGATTGTTTCCAGTCCTGTACGTTTTATCTTGCACATTATTCTCTCCCATGAATTAGAAGGCATGCTTGAATCATCTAGTAAAAGCGCGTTTAAACTATCGGCTCGCCGGACGTTTGGCCACATAAGGTAATTTATCCCTTTGCTTGTTCCTTGAATCCATGTTTCAGGGACGGCCAACAGCTCCTTGTGGCCTCTACCATCTACAGTTTCAACGATGTTAAAAGGCATTTTCCAGACTATAtttatgatgatggaaatAGATACGTATGCCTGGAAAAGTCATCAATTGGAATTAGATAtgcaacaaaatacaaaaaaaatctttcgTTCAACCTCACCGTAGATTTTCTGCTGCCTTTCTGCCCTGTGTGTTCTGCCTGAATGGTACGGGTTGTCGTTTGGAAATAcattgttggttttgttccAGGAATTTCTGAGACTCAGCGAATATCTGCAGTTTGTCTATGTGGTTGCAATGTTGTGATGATTTCGGATGggtgaatttatttttatagctaTTTGATGTTACATCGAGACATCAGGGCAAATAGCTAACATAGGAAAGGGAAATGACATAGACACGGAGGTCGACTGTTCAAAACTCACTAATAAAGACAAATAACACTAAATTCTAACTATAACTATAACACACACATCAAACTAACTTAACACATTAAGCATATACAGCACATACATACAATGAATATCAGAAGAAAGCTCACATCAAcccaacacaccaacacattcacacaatCCATGCCTGACAAGTGTGATAGcgcgccttttttttttgaggttaTGTAGTCTTACTTGACAACAAAACGCTAAGGCAAATTTTCTTGCAAATCCATGACACGAAGCTGCTTAACAGCTTTTTGAAAGTCCTGtctggaactttgatgctgtttatctactgcaaaaggcgaattagagcagcgatctttagcgtgccaaaatgagctgcttaagcaattctggctatttgggttgtaccgatgtcatgcattaaaaagctatgaagttccaccaagttcagtaccctttcttaacaagccttcaagttccaccatgaaccctacacaaagtgctaatcagccgcaaagttccaaaaagtaccatgtgcctgttaaaaagctccatagttccgcaaagtaccgtctgtctcttaatcagccacaaagtacgacatcggaacgatttttcgttaaacagccctaaatcagctataaagtacgagctggctatttgggcaacttacgtggtaaagtttaaaaaaaatcaaaataaaatacttacaggctgtttaaaattacaacttatgcaccaaaaaatcataaattaaaagttgagagactacggaaaatttcaactcaataaaagcaatgaatcaaaagttattgcagttcgaagttgaaaaaatacccgggtatcttttgccaacttaaaggttaaaagaACCGTTAAAAGGTTTATACCGGCTTTACCCAATTCCCTCAGCGTCAAGGTCGATGAAGACTGTACATAAAAGGCCATCACTAGATCAGCAGATTCAATAGCGTACGAGGGAACTGAGGCAACGGAGCGAAGTTGTAAATATGGCACATACACATGAAATGAAGGACCCCGTGGGGTCAATGAGGAGGAGTGGTgaagtgtatttatttttgtggCTATTTAATTTTGTCCACCAACACAGTCGTAGACCAGCGCGAACTTTTTCGCTGGCTTGAATGCTGGCATCTTGAATCCTCAAAAACCCTCACAACGCCTTTCAAAAAACCTCGCCAGAGTTCGGAAAATCCTCGCTTTTGGAGCGCTGGCGAGCTCACGAAAACCAGGTTTTTTGTCCTGACATTCGTTTCGTTTACTTTCCCGGGTTTGTTACTTGCTAGTCGCGGGTAAACGAACGCATGTTCTTGGAATTGATGATAAATGAAGATTGATCGGCGGATTGATAATTTAAAATCGAGCAAaaacgatatttttttaaagaaaatggtGGAAATGATTCCTTTTTATGATTGAGGATACAGTGAACACGGCTACTTTTAACAGCATGGTTTAAAGGTGTCGGTTATTGATACCTTTTCTTTAGACCGTTTTAGAGAACAATAAATATATGCACTTTATTTAATGCactccatttttttcttggCTATCAAAATGTGTTTATCACATGTTCTACAGCAAGAATGGACACATTTCGATGTGTTGTGAAAGGGGTGGGCGTTGTAAAGCGAATATAACACTGTATGTAACCCACGCGTAAACAAAACCGAACAAGGGACGGTTCCGGGAACGACCATCAGAGAGCGCTGCCGAAGCGTGTACGCTTGCAGATTTGTTTGAAAACTCGAGCCCAAACGGAaaagtgattttgttttgaccGGAGCTGACAGTTGGAAAGCAAAGCTAGGGAAGCGGCGTCTCGGGAGGTTTCCGCAACGATTTCCCAGTCGTAGGTGTTTGACGAGGTTTAAGGAAGAAAAGCCGAGCGAAAAAAGCGCGAAACACTTATTTGTTGTTTCCGATAccagaaagaaaataaaaatattgtgtTTTCCGCGTGTGCCGAAAGGAAGTTGTTAATGCCCGGTGTAGCAGAAGCAGCATGATGTACGATCAGCAGATCGACGAGAGAGGCTACCTGGTTTACCGGAACCGGTACAACGGCAAGACGGAGCAGGACAACCCGAACCTGCTGTTCATTTTACTGACAATCAACGAAAAGTATGCTGGCGCCCGCTACAGCACGTACCGTTGCGCTGGGAAGCTGCACGCCCTCCAGAAAGCCCTGCACAGTGAGTACACATATTGCGCTGGTTGCGTTAGCTCGCCGTGCTAATTGCCGTGTTTTcactctccctccctccccccgtgCTACGTAGCATCGTACATTCCGTTCGAGATGGTGCACTCGATCCTGAACCGCCACC is a window from the Anopheles merus strain MAF chromosome X, AmerM5.1, whole genome shotgun sequence genome containing:
- the LOC121598225 gene encoding uncharacterized protein LOC121598225, whose product is MYFQTTTRTIQAEHTGQKGSRKSTAYVSISIIINIVWKMPFNIVETVDGRGHKELLAVPETWIQGTSKGINYLMWPNVRRADSLNALLLDDSSMPSNSWERIMCKIKRTGLETIAQANRIIQDMCLVSSTDCSVVHEEKLYKPRKTKQHAFKPDNRFQQMLVEEQPKEESNEAIECLNEDNSIEFEEEEYLEKDETSSEVDQLKLHDSEPANLNKTVITTPELSPSIDERLEKLERAMSTVLAKLDILLDKTVIPVSMRRKRNDIGFQVVSSIEELSILESNLAQPDYFNEVSSWLEHNIWEITPENRMIEILDLIFSKNFLTLCSWTGIGKGKEKVPMMTHKNILELFRLHGSTEEAVVTDKVLARFFMKSSKMQQNELIRRDCEKVHSTSSNLFEFIVLLYNNKLCEFIISMYELKE